In Desulfosediminicola ganghwensis, a single window of DNA contains:
- a CDS encoding endonuclease/exonuclease/phosphatase family protein yields MRILLYNIRYATGHLKGYHKPFPFIGFFKRTEVNLQRIINFIRSVDPDIIGLIEVDSGSYRSRKTCQAEEISNILGYNCIAETKYSEKSLAQKVPILNRQSNALLTRERIHDNTFHYFREGVKRLIIKTELEEAVIFLVHLSLKYRHRQHQLEYLHTLVRRTKKEVIVAGDFNTFFGSRELKLFLAASNLESANIENIPSHPSHSPHRQIDFILHSPGISIDNFYIPDVRLSDHSPLICDFSFKSSVAAERFSAVTP; encoded by the coding sequence ATGCGAATTCTTCTGTATAATATCCGATATGCCACCGGCCATCTGAAAGGATATCACAAGCCGTTTCCGTTTATTGGTTTCTTCAAGCGTACCGAGGTCAATCTCCAGCGCATAATCAATTTCATCCGCTCTGTTGACCCGGATATCATCGGCCTGATTGAAGTCGACTCCGGTTCTTATCGCTCCCGTAAAACCTGCCAGGCAGAAGAAATCTCCAACATCCTTGGCTATAACTGTATTGCGGAAACCAAATACAGTGAAAAATCACTGGCCCAGAAGGTGCCCATTCTCAACAGGCAATCCAATGCTCTGCTAACCCGGGAACGGATCCACGACAACACCTTCCACTATTTCCGAGAGGGCGTAAAGCGGCTCATCATCAAAACTGAACTGGAGGAGGCAGTAATCTTTCTGGTGCACCTCTCACTCAAATACCGACATCGCCAGCACCAGCTTGAGTATCTGCACACCCTGGTAAGGCGCACCAAAAAGGAAGTTATTGTGGCAGGTGACTTCAACACATTTTTCGGCAGTCGTGAATTAAAACTCTTTCTTGCCGCTTCAAATCTTGAGAGCGCCAATATTGAGAATATCCCCTCACATCCAAGTCATTCACCCCATAGACAGATAGACTTCATCCTCCACAGCCCTGGGATATCCATAGATAACTTTTATATTCCCGATGTCCGGCTGTCTGATCATTCGCCGCTGATTTGTGATTTCTCGTTCAAGTCATCGGTTGCAGCAGAACGGTTTTCGGCAGTGACACCGTAA
- the hemC gene encoding hydroxymethylbilane synthase — translation MTTITIGTRKSKLAMWQTETVAAMLQAVGIHTKISSMETIGDKVLDTSIAKIGSKGVFTEELEEQLAGGITDIAVHSAKDMQSSLPEGFELIAFTDREKVNDVLVSDDKSIDLEDTSRKVRIGTSSVRRVALLKHFYPHVEAVEMRGNLQTRIRKMRDGDCDALMLAYAGVKRMEYDDLIVKIFDEEQFVPPVGQGCIAIEAATSLDGDKLEKIRACLNNSKSEACLLAERAYLKALEGGCSIPAFGLAKLSEQGITLTVGLVSLDGTRILRKTVSGAVESATSLGEEAGEYILENGGREMLAEIRSQQAKS, via the coding sequence ATGACCACTATTACAATCGGTACCAGAAAGAGCAAACTCGCGATGTGGCAGACTGAAACGGTTGCTGCAATGTTGCAGGCTGTCGGCATACATACCAAAATAAGTAGCATGGAGACCATTGGCGATAAAGTTCTCGATACCTCTATCGCTAAAATCGGCAGCAAAGGCGTTTTCACAGAGGAGCTTGAAGAGCAGTTGGCAGGCGGCATTACCGATATCGCAGTGCACAGCGCCAAGGACATGCAATCGAGCCTGCCGGAAGGATTCGAGCTGATCGCCTTTACCGATCGCGAGAAGGTAAACGATGTTCTGGTGAGTGATGATAAGAGCATTGATCTCGAAGATACCAGTAGGAAAGTTCGTATTGGCACCTCGTCGGTGAGACGGGTAGCCCTGTTGAAGCATTTCTACCCGCACGTGGAAGCGGTTGAGATGCGTGGAAACCTGCAGACCAGAATCCGTAAGATGCGCGATGGGGATTGTGATGCCCTGATGCTGGCTTATGCCGGGGTAAAGCGCATGGAATACGATGACCTTATTGTGAAAATATTTGATGAAGAACAATTTGTGCCGCCGGTGGGGCAGGGTTGTATCGCGATAGAGGCTGCTACCAGTCTTGACGGTGACAAGTTGGAAAAAATTCGGGCTTGTCTCAATAACAGCAAAAGTGAAGCATGCCTGTTGGCGGAGCGGGCGTATCTGAAAGCCCTGGAAGGTGGCTGCTCTATTCCGGCTTTTGGCCTCGCCAAACTCAGTGAGCAAGGCATTACCCTGACTGTCGGTCTGGTCAGCCTTGATGGTACACGTATTTTACGTAAAACCGTAAGTGGTGCGGTGGAAAGTGCAACCAGTCTCGGAGAGGAGGCAGGGGAGTACATTCTCGAAAACGGTGGCCGGGAGATGCTGGCTGAGATTCGCAGTCAACAAGCGAAGAGCTAG